The Eubacterium maltosivorans genome includes the window CCGGTGCGGAGTGCACTGCCGTGACCGTTGGCGGGGGTCTGGCAAGCCTGATGAAGGGCCTGTACGCTGTGGGCTATGACAGGGTGGTTAATATTCCGCTTGAGCACAGAGAATTCTGCCCTGAGACTGTGGCGGCACTGCTGGCTGATTTTATAAAAAGCGGAAATTTCGACCTGGTGCTTTTCGGCAAACAGGCCGGTATGGCCGACAGCGGCATGGTGCCGCCGCTGTCGGCTGAGCTGCTGGGGCTTCCCTTTGTCGAAGACACCGTAGCGGCATTGCTTGAAAGCGGACAGCTTATGCTCGAACATGAGACCCCGGAAGGGCTGGAAGCCCTCAAGCTCAAATGTCCGGTAGCAGCTTCGGTGGGTGACGCAGAGTACGCTTACCTGAGGGTGGCGACGCTGCGGGAGAAAATGGCCGCGTCCAAGCGGGATATCGAGGAGTGGCCTGCCTTGAAGACAGAAGACACAATTCTGCCTGATTTCAGCCGCGAGAGCAGTGTGGAGGAATGTGTCATGATCGAGGGAGAGAGCGGCGCTGCAAAGGCCGGCGTGGTGTATGAAAAATGGATTGAGGGGATGATATCATGAAAGTAGTCTGTGTTTTTACAAGAGAAGATGATATCCTGAAAACAGCCGGACGCATAAATGCTTTTATCAGCGGTTTTGTGGCAAAAGGCGTTCAGAGAGAGGCCTGGTATCTGGGCGATGGGACAGAGGACGTGGCAGAGACGGCCTGCTGTGCGACGGGTATCAACCGCATGGTGCGTTGCCCGGTGGGCGGCGAGGCTCTGCCCGAAAATCTGTTGGACAGTCTGGAAGCCCTGTACCAGGAGCGAAAGCCTGAGCTCCTTTTCTTTACCGGGGAAGCTGGGGCGTTGGCAGTACGGTTGTCTCTCAGGATCGGTGGTGCTTGCCTGACCGGCTGCCGGGCCGTGGGCGAGGACGAGGATGGGTTCTGGGTCCGGCGCCAGGTTTACAATTCCCACGCCGACGCAGTTTGCCGGCCTCAGGGGCGGCCGCTTGTATTGTCGGTTTCCAAGGCCGGGCCGGTATCGGAGAGCCCTGTTGGAGAGACAGAACAAGCTGCCATTACAGAGGTGAGCCCTGTACTTAAGCACTACGGCTACTGCCTGGACCGGAAGCTCAAGGCCAGCAGGGAAAAGAACCCGCTGGAGGAGGCAAAGCTGGTGCTGGTGGGCGGCAGGGGACTTGGCTCCAGAGAAAACTATGAGCGGCTGAAGCAGCTGGCCCGGGCCTGGGGCGGCGCCTGCGGCTGCACCCGGGCAGCAGCCATCAACGGGTGGGCCGACGTGGCGGATATTATCGGCCAGTCCGGCCATGTGCTCAGGGCTGAGCTGTGCGTCACACTGGGCGTGTCGGGCGCGGCGCCCTTTATGGCAGGGGTCGAGAATGTAAAAGAACTGGTGGCGGTCAACAATGACCCTGACGCGCCGGTTTTTAAAGGCGCGAATTACGGAATTGTGGGCGATGCCCTGGAGGTTTTAGAGGCCTGGGAAAAGCAGGCAGAGGAGCAGAGACATGAAAATTGAGGCGATGACAGAAAAATATGAGCGGTGGCTGGGGGACGAATCCCGCATCCGCGGCAGAGCGGATGCGGTCTGCTTTCCCGGAAGCTTCGAGGAAGCCTGTGAGGCCGTAGACCATGCCCGGAGGAGCGGGCTGCGCGTTACGCCTCAGGGCGCCCGTACCGGGCTGACTGGGGGAGCCGTGCCAGAGGGCGGACTGATTGTGGACTGCCAGGGCCTGAAGGGACTGGAGCTGAGAGAAGGGCCGGCCTTGTATGCTGAGGCAGGCGTCACGCTGGAGCAGCTCCATGCCTTTTTAAGGAAAGAGCCTTGGGTATTCCCGCCGAATCCCACCGAGGAGAGCGCAGCGCTGGGCGGACTGTTCGGCTGTAACGCCATGGGAATCGACGGACAGAAGACAGCGCCCTGGGTCAGAAAGCTCTGGTGGCTCACAGCCGCAGGCGCGGTATGGGAAATCAGCCGCGGCAGCTATATCTTTGATGACAGTGGCTGTGCTCTGCCGGAGGGCGGCCGCCTGAGCTGTGAGACCTTTGAAAGCTCCGGCGTGCTGGGCGGACTGGTGGCTGTCAGACAGATGGATCTGATCGATTTTCTGGCAGGGAGCGAGGGGCAGCTGGGCATGGCTTTGGCCTTTGAGCTGGAGCTTGCGAAAAAACCGGACTGCGCCTGGGGCGTGCTGTATTTTCTAAGCACAGATCAGGCGGCTATGGCGCTCTGCCGGGCAGTAGCGCAGACGGAGAACAGCGGCAGCGTGACAGTGATGGAATACTATGACAGGGCGGCCCTCAGCCTGCTCTCCGCCGGTCGTCAGAGCACTGCGGCGCTGCAGGAGCTTCCGGAGTTCCCCCAGGGCGCCTGCGCTGCGGTCTATATCGAGCTGGCCGGGGACGACCCTGACGTCCTGGAGGGCGCGCTGTTTGAGCAGCTGGATATTTTTGAGGGGCTGGGCGGCAGTGAGGAACAGACCTGGGCGGCCAGCGAGCGCTATGAGATTGACCGCCTCAGGAAACTGCGGCACGTGGTGCCAGAGCTGGCCAATGGGAAGATCGATTCTCTGAGCCAGGCTGTGCCCGGGCTTACCCGCCTGTCCTCGGACCTGAAAGGGCCGGCCGAAAAGGCAGGGGAGTATCTGGAAATGTACCGCGGGGGCATTGCCCAAAGGGGGGGGCATGCTGTGATATACGGCACGGCCGCACAGAACCGTTTCCATGTCAATTTTCTGCCAGAGACACTGGAGGAAAGAGCGGAATGCGAGGCGTTGATGGCAGAATGGGCAGCCCGGGCAGCTGCGGACAGCGGCCAGATTGTCACCGAAAACGGCGCGGGCCTGCTGAAGCGGGAGCTGGCCCTGCGCTTTGTACCAGAGGCGGTAAAGCGACAGATAAAGACAGTGAAGGAAGCGCTTGACCCAGAGGGAGTTTTTAAATGAAAATAATCGTGTGTATCAAGCAGGTTCCAGCCCTCTCAGAGGCCAGCATGGACAGAGAGAAGGGGGTGCTGGTGCGGACTGGCGAGAATAAGATCAATCCCTACGACCTGCCGGCCATCGAGACAGCTCTGCGGCTGAGAGAAGCCCTGGGCGGAGAGGTGACAGCGCTGACCATGGGGCCAGAGTCCGCTGAGCAGGCGCTGCGCACCGCTCTGGCCATGACTGCGGATCACGCCTGTCTCATGAGTGACCGCGCCTTTGCGGGAGCTGATGTGCTCATGACAGCCCGGACGCTGGCCCAGGGGATTAAGGCCCTGGGCGGGGCAGACCTGATCATCTGCGGGCAGCAGACCACCGATGGCGACACGGCCCAGGTACCCTTTTCGCTGGCGGAGCAGCTGAATATCCCGGTCATTGGCTGGGTGCGCGAGATTGTGAGCGCTTCAGAGGATCGGCTGGAGGCCTGCCAGGAGCTGACCGGAAGGAGCTGCCAGGTGTCCGGTGGGCTGCCCCTGGTGCTGGCTGTCAACCCTACTATCTGTGAGGCGCGGATCCCAGGGCTGCGGGCTAAGCTGAAAGCAGGCAGGCAGGTGGTACAAAGGCTGGCTCTGAGCGATCTGGAACAGCAGGACAGTGAAACCTACGGCCTCTCAGGCTCACCCACCCGGGTGGTGCGCCTGTTTCAGCCGGAGACAACGGCCAAAAATCCGGTTCTGGAGCTGACATCCAGCCAGAGCGCAGCACTCTTGCTGGATGTGTGGAAAAGCGTGAAGGAGGCAGATGAGTGAGGACAGCACTAATCTATTTACAGGAGAGCCCCGGCGGACTGCACCCCGTATGCGCGGAGCTGGCGGCAAAGGGCTTAGAGCTGGCAGATGATACCGCTGGTGTGCTTATCTGCGGGGGATTGACGCCGGAGCTTACAGCAGCGCTGCGAAGCAGCGGCCTGGGCCGGGTTTACCTATATACGATTCCAGCAGCTGGTGTGTTTCTGCAGGAGGCGCACAAGGCAGCGGTGACAGACTGTGTGCGGCGGCTGGAGCCTGAAATCCTGCTGTTCGGCGCAACGCTTGAAGGGCGTTCCCTTGCCCCCATGATTGGGGCAGCCTTTAAGACAGGAGTGACGGCAGACTGCACAGAGCTCTCCCTCAACAGCGCGGGGCAGCTGGTTCAGACCCGTCCGGCCTTCGGCGGCCGAATCATGGCCAGTATTCTGACCAGAACCGCGCGCCCCCAGATCGCCACAGCACGCCAGGGCGTGTTCAAGGCACAGCCCAAAGCGGCCGGAGACTGTGAGATCATCCCCTGTGAGCTGCCCGGAGATATTCAGCCGCGGCTGCAGATTGAGGACGAGGGCGCCGCGCCGGCTGGGGAAAAGGGCAGGCGCCCAGTGGTGGTGGCTGTGGGCGGTGGCCTGAGGGACAAGGCTGACCTGGCGCTGTTTGAGAAGCTGGCCGAAAAGCTGGACGCGGATCTGATGTGCTCCCGGGTGCTGGTGGAGCGGGGCTTTCTGCCCCAGAGAAGACAGATCGGTCTCAGCGGCAACGCCATCTCGGCAGAACTGCTGCTGTGCTTTGGCATATCCGGCTCAGTCCAGTTTTTATCAGGCATTAAGGGCGTTAAGCGCCTCTGTGCGGTTAACGAGGACCGGGAAGCTGAGATCATGAAAAACGCGGATTATCCGCTGCTGGGCGACCTGTACGGTGTGGCCCGCGCCATGCTTGCGGCAGCGGGCGATTGACAAAAGCGGGATGCCGTGCTATTGTAAAATGATATTGAAAGCATGAGGAAAAACCAATGAAGCCAACCTTTTATAAAAAAACAGGACTCGCCACCATTAACATCGCGCGGGATTTTTACACCATGCAGCCCGGCGACCGGGTGCCGACCATCGCGGAGTACACCCAGCGCTTTGAGGTGTCCCGCGGTATTGTCCAGAAAGCCATTGCCACCCTGGAGGAAGACGCGTGTATCCAAACGCAGAAGAACGGTGTCAAGGGCACCTTCGTGACCGGAATTGACTATGAAAAGCTCTACCCTTATACCAACTGGGGATCGCTGACCGGCACCATGCCTGTGCCCATGACCATCTCCTTTTCAAGCCTGACCACAGCCATCTGTGAGGAGATGGAGAAGAGCCCCTTTCCTTTCTCCTTTGCCTATGTCACAGGCTCCGAAAAGCGTCTGGCAGCCCTTAAGGAGATGATCTATGACTTTATCATTGTGTCCAAGAGCTCGGCAGAGCGCTACCTGAGCGAAAATGATTTTCTGGAAAGGGCCATTGAGCTGACCGGCTGTATCTATTCCGAGCCATATATGCTGTACTTTCTGGATGACCAAAAAACAGAGATTGAGGACGGCATGCGCATGGCGGTGGATTGTAACAGCATTGACCAGTACACCATTTCCCAGAAGCTGTGTGAGGGAAAGGATGTGGTGTTTGTCCAGACGCCTTATACCAGTTTCAGCGAGCTGCTTGTCAAGAAAAATGTGGACTGCTTTATCTACCGGCGGGACGGCTGGTACAACAATTTTCAGCCTGACCTCAACCAGCGTGTTGTGGAGCTGCCCGGCTATCCCCTGGAGGAAGTGACCACCCCGGTTATCCTGATCAACCGGGAAAATTACGGCTTTAAAAAGCTCCTCTGCCAGTACATCACAGTGGAGAAGACCCATGAAATTCAGGAAAAAGTGATCTCCGGCGAATGTGCTGTCAAGTTTTTTTAGGAAGACCAAAAAAGAACCCGTATCGCGGCGATACGGGTTCTTTTGTTTTTTGTTTATTAAAAATTAAATAATATACTTTACAAAATGATATTATACGTTGTATAATATCATTAACGATATAAAGAAAGGAGATGCGAGGATGATTTTTCAATTAGGCTCCGCACTTCTGGACGCCTGTGTGCTGGCCGTTCTCTCAGAGGAGGACGCTTACGGCTACAGTCTGACACAGCGGGTCAAAAGTGTGCTGGATATTTCAGAATCCACCCTTTACCCGGT containing:
- a CDS encoding electron transfer flavoprotein subunit alpha/FixB family protein is translated as MRTALIYLQESPGGLHPVCAELAAKGLELADDTAGVLICGGLTPELTAALRSSGLGRVYLYTIPAAGVFLQEAHKAAVTDCVRRLEPEILLFGATLEGRSLAPMIGAAFKTGVTADCTELSLNSAGQLVQTRPAFGGRIMASILTRTARPQIATARQGVFKAQPKAAGDCEIIPCELPGDIQPRLQIEDEGAAPAGEKGRRPVVVAVGGGLRDKADLALFEKLAEKLDADLMCSRVLVERGFLPQRRQIGLSGNAISAELLLCFGISGSVQFLSGIKGVKRLCAVNEDREAEIMKNADYPLLGDLYGVARAMLAAAGD
- a CDS encoding electron transfer flavoprotein subunit beta/FixA family protein, which encodes MKICVCFKIVPDLDQVLESDWKDISRGLDTSYVKKMINCFDETALEMALRLKEMAADTGAECTAVTVGGGLASLMKGLYAVGYDRVVNIPLEHREFCPETVAALLADFIKSGNFDLVLFGKQAGMADSGMVPPLSAELLGLPFVEDTVAALLESGQLMLEHETPEGLEALKLKCPVAASVGDAEYAYLRVATLREKMAASKRDIEEWPALKTEDTILPDFSRESSVEECVMIEGESGAAKAGVVYEKWIEGMIS
- a CDS encoding FAD-binding oxidoreductase, with product MKIEAMTEKYERWLGDESRIRGRADAVCFPGSFEEACEAVDHARRSGLRVTPQGARTGLTGGAVPEGGLIVDCQGLKGLELREGPALYAEAGVTLEQLHAFLRKEPWVFPPNPTEESAALGGLFGCNAMGIDGQKTAPWVRKLWWLTAAGAVWEISRGSYIFDDSGCALPEGGRLSCETFESSGVLGGLVAVRQMDLIDFLAGSEGQLGMALAFELELAKKPDCAWGVLYFLSTDQAAMALCRAVAQTENSGSVTVMEYYDRAALSLLSAGRQSTAALQELPEFPQGACAAVYIELAGDDPDVLEGALFEQLDIFEGLGGSEEQTWAASERYEIDRLRKLRHVVPELANGKIDSLSQAVPGLTRLSSDLKGPAEKAGEYLEMYRGGIAQRGGHAVIYGTAAQNRFHVNFLPETLEERAECEALMAEWAARAAADSGQIVTENGAGLLKRELALRFVPEAVKRQIKTVKEALDPEGVFK
- a CDS encoding YhfZ family protein, which translates into the protein MKPTFYKKTGLATINIARDFYTMQPGDRVPTIAEYTQRFEVSRGIVQKAIATLEEDACIQTQKNGVKGTFVTGIDYEKLYPYTNWGSLTGTMPVPMTISFSSLTTAICEEMEKSPFPFSFAYVTGSEKRLAALKEMIYDFIIVSKSSAERYLSENDFLERAIELTGCIYSEPYMLYFLDDQKTEIEDGMRMAVDCNSIDQYTISQKLCEGKDVVFVQTPYTSFSELLVKKNVDCFIYRRDGWYNNFQPDLNQRVVELPGYPLEEVTTPVILINRENYGFKKLLCQYITVEKTHEIQEKVISGECAVKFF
- a CDS encoding electron transfer flavoprotein subunit alpha/FixB family protein, yielding MKVVCVFTREDDILKTAGRINAFISGFVAKGVQREAWYLGDGTEDVAETACCATGINRMVRCPVGGEALPENLLDSLEALYQERKPELLFFTGEAGALAVRLSLRIGGACLTGCRAVGEDEDGFWVRRQVYNSHADAVCRPQGRPLVLSVSKAGPVSESPVGETEQAAITEVSPVLKHYGYCLDRKLKASREKNPLEEAKLVLVGGRGLGSRENYERLKQLARAWGGACGCTRAAAINGWADVADIIGQSGHVLRAELCVTLGVSGAAPFMAGVENVKELVAVNNDPDAPVFKGANYGIVGDALEVLEAWEKQAEEQRHEN
- a CDS encoding electron transfer flavoprotein subunit beta/FixA family protein, encoding MKIIVCIKQVPALSEASMDREKGVLVRTGENKINPYDLPAIETALRLREALGGEVTALTMGPESAEQALRTALAMTADHACLMSDRAFAGADVLMTARTLAQGIKALGGADLIICGQQTTDGDTAQVPFSLAEQLNIPVIGWVREIVSASEDRLEACQELTGRSCQVSGGLPLVLAVNPTICEARIPGLRAKLKAGRQVVQRLALSDLEQQDSETYGLSGSPTRVVRLFQPETTAKNPVLELTSSQSAALLLDVWKSVKEADE